One Amorphoplanes digitatis genomic window carries:
- a CDS encoding sugar ABC transporter ATP-binding protein, translating to MALLEVVDVSKVFPGVRALDDVSFTLQAGEVHALVGENGAGKSTLIKVLTGVYQPDAGSLRYRDEAARFDTPMDAQRAGISTIYQEVNLIPLMSVAHNLFLGREPRNALGLLDEGRMHREASEILIRYGVTTDVRRQLGTLALGAQQMVALARAVMIDAKVVIMDEPTSSLEPREVATLFGVIRDLHAQGIGIVYVSHRLDELYQICDAVTILRDGKVVHTGKLADLERIRLVSLMLGREMSAVRREGFTGFAGGHATAADAEPVLKVTDLNSRRRLHDISFSVRPGEVVGLGGLLGAGRSETIKAIGGAYPIDGGTVEVDGRDLKRPTTVQAVKAGIAVQPEDRKAEGLVAGLSVRENIALAVLPRLSRFGLVSDRRIDEIVRTYMDRLRIKASGPDQRVGDLSGGNQQKVLLARLLATRPKVLLLDEPTRGIDVGAKAEVQSLIDELAAEGLGVVLVSSDAEELVEGADRVVVLRDGAVVGELTGDRVTTEALLETIAAAAELEENNE from the coding sequence ATGGCGCTCCTAGAAGTCGTCGATGTCTCCAAAGTGTTCCCGGGCGTCCGCGCCCTGGACGACGTCTCCTTCACTCTCCAGGCGGGCGAGGTCCACGCCCTGGTCGGTGAGAACGGCGCCGGCAAGTCCACATTGATCAAAGTTCTGACCGGGGTGTACCAGCCGGACGCAGGCTCGCTGCGCTACCGCGACGAGGCCGCCCGTTTCGACACCCCGATGGACGCGCAGCGGGCCGGGATCTCCACGATCTACCAGGAGGTCAACCTCATCCCGCTGATGAGCGTGGCGCACAACCTCTTCCTCGGCCGCGAACCCCGTAACGCGCTGGGCCTGCTCGACGAGGGCCGGATGCACCGCGAGGCGAGCGAGATCCTCATCCGCTACGGCGTCACCACCGACGTCCGGCGTCAGCTCGGCACCCTCGCCCTCGGCGCGCAGCAGATGGTCGCCCTGGCCCGGGCCGTGATGATCGACGCCAAGGTCGTCATCATGGACGAGCCGACCTCCTCGCTGGAGCCGCGCGAGGTGGCGACGCTCTTCGGCGTCATCCGCGACCTGCACGCGCAGGGCATCGGCATCGTCTACGTCAGCCACCGGCTCGACGAGCTGTACCAGATCTGCGACGCCGTCACGATCCTGCGCGATGGCAAGGTCGTGCACACCGGCAAGCTCGCCGACCTGGAGCGCATCAGGCTGGTCTCGCTCATGCTCGGCCGCGAGATGTCCGCGGTGCGCCGGGAGGGCTTCACCGGCTTCGCGGGCGGGCACGCCACCGCGGCGGACGCCGAGCCCGTCCTGAAGGTCACCGACCTGAACAGCCGGCGCAGGCTGCACGACATCAGCTTCTCGGTGCGCCCCGGCGAGGTCGTCGGCCTCGGCGGCCTGCTCGGCGCCGGCCGCAGCGAGACCATCAAGGCGATCGGCGGCGCGTACCCGATCGACGGCGGCACCGTCGAGGTCGACGGCCGGGACCTGAAGCGGCCCACCACGGTGCAGGCGGTCAAGGCCGGCATCGCGGTGCAGCCCGAGGACCGCAAGGCCGAGGGCCTGGTCGCCGGCCTGTCGGTGCGCGAGAACATCGCGCTCGCCGTCCTGCCCCGGCTGTCCCGCTTCGGCCTGGTCTCCGACCGCAGGATCGACGAGATCGTCCGCACCTACATGGACCGGCTGCGGATCAAAGCGTCCGGCCCGGACCAGCGCGTCGGCGACCTCTCCGGCGGCAACCAGCAGAAGGTGCTGCTCGCCCGCCTGCTCGCCACCCGGCCCAAGGTGCTGCTGCTCGACGAGCCGACCCGCGGCATCGACGTCGGCGCCAAGGCCGAGGTGCAGTCGCTCATCGACGAGCTGGCGGCCGAGGGGCTCGGCGTGGTGCTGGTCTCCTCCGACGCGGAGGAGCTGGTCGAAGGCGCCGACCGGGTGGTGGTGCTGCGCGACGGCGCGGTCGTCGGCGAGCTGACCGGCGACCGGGTGACCACCGAGGCCCTGCTCGAGACGATCGCCGCCGCGGCGGAGCTGGAGGAGAACAATGAGTGA
- a CDS encoding ABC transporter permease: MSEATATATRPAIDLARIRAWLPAYGVYVAIALLMLFNVLFTPNFLAWSNLRIQLIQMAPIVIVALGMALVIGTEGIDLSVGAVMALAAALIPLYLGYGVIAAIIVSLIAGVLVGLINGTLVARVGLQPIVATLALFVGGRGLALVISGGQLKDVRNEDLIYLGSGDLFGIPVLVWIAALLVLIVGFVVRRTVFGRRLLAIGGNRPATELAGVPVKRVLVTVYVVCSVLASIAGLLAVARIQSSDASAVGLLIELSAITAVVVGGTPLTGGRVRVLGTVAGALLMQLVVATMIKHNLQPSTTEMVQAVIILVAVYVARERKTR; encoded by the coding sequence ATGAGTGAGGCGACGGCGACGGCCACCCGGCCGGCCATCGACCTGGCGCGGATCCGGGCCTGGCTGCCGGCCTACGGCGTGTACGTGGCGATCGCGCTGCTGATGCTCTTCAACGTGCTGTTCACGCCGAACTTCCTGGCCTGGAGCAACCTGCGGATCCAGCTGATCCAGATGGCGCCGATCGTGATCGTGGCGCTCGGCATGGCCCTGGTGATCGGCACCGAGGGCATCGACCTCTCGGTCGGCGCGGTGATGGCGCTGGCCGCCGCGCTGATCCCGCTCTACCTCGGCTACGGCGTCATCGCGGCGATCATCGTCTCGCTCATCGCCGGCGTGCTGGTCGGCCTGATCAACGGCACCCTGGTCGCCCGGGTCGGGCTGCAACCCATCGTCGCGACCCTCGCGCTCTTCGTCGGCGGCCGGGGCCTCGCCCTGGTCATCTCCGGCGGTCAGCTCAAGGACGTCCGCAACGAGGACCTGATCTACCTCGGCTCGGGCGACCTCTTCGGGATACCGGTGCTGGTCTGGATCGCCGCCCTGCTGGTGCTGATCGTCGGCTTCGTGGTCCGGCGCACCGTCTTCGGCCGCCGGCTGCTGGCGATCGGCGGCAACCGGCCCGCGACAGAGCTGGCCGGGGTGCCGGTGAAGCGGGTGCTGGTCACCGTCTACGTGGTCTGCTCGGTGCTCGCCTCGATCGCCGGCCTGCTCGCCGTTGCCCGCATCCAGTCCAGCGACGCCTCCGCGGTCGGCCTGCTCATCGAGCTCTCCGCGATCACCGCGGTCGTGGTCGGCGGCACGCCGCTGACCGGCGGCCGGGTGCGCGTGCTCGGCACGGTCGCGGGCGCGCTGCTCATGCAGCTCGTCGTCGCCACCATGATCAAACACAACCTCCAGCCGTCGACGACCGAGATGGTGCAGGCCGTCATCATCCTCGTCGCCGTCTACGTCGCCCGAGAGAGGAAGACCCGGTGA
- a CDS encoding ABC transporter permease, producing MTQTVSDHEVAAVVAADERRAERIDRIVGLIQRQGALAVLVVVVVIGSVAFPNFRSFDNAATILIAAAPPALIALGMTFVIITGGIDLSVGSLYVLGGVVSAYASQWGLLPAFLAPLAVCGLIGVLNGALIAYSRMAPFIVTLAALLGARGLMRAISDEGSTTYLVENDAFRAFGTGSFLGIGYPVWLVAAVFAAGMVLLSRTRFGHAVYAVGGSEDAASLMGVAVRRTKVWVYVMSGLLAGLAGAINAAKLGSGVTVLGTGMELDAIAAVVIGGTLLTGGAGTIAGTIAGVLLLGVIQNMINQVGNVPSSYQQVISGAFLAVVVVAQTYLVKLRRVT from the coding sequence GTGACCCAGACCGTCTCGGATCACGAGGTCGCCGCCGTCGTCGCCGCCGACGAGCGCCGGGCGGAACGCATCGACCGGATCGTCGGCCTGATCCAGCGCCAGGGCGCGCTCGCGGTGCTCGTCGTGGTCGTCGTCATCGGCTCGGTGGCGTTCCCGAACTTCCGCAGCTTCGACAACGCGGCAACCATCCTGATCGCGGCCGCGCCGCCCGCGCTCATCGCGCTGGGAATGACCTTCGTGATCATCACGGGCGGCATCGACCTGTCGGTCGGCTCGCTCTACGTGCTCGGCGGGGTCGTCTCCGCGTACGCGTCGCAGTGGGGCCTGCTGCCCGCCTTCCTCGCGCCGCTCGCGGTGTGCGGGCTCATCGGGGTCCTCAACGGCGCGCTGATCGCGTACTCGCGGATGGCGCCGTTCATCGTGACGCTGGCGGCGCTGCTCGGCGCCCGCGGCCTGATGCGGGCGATCAGCGACGAGGGCTCGACCACCTACCTGGTCGAGAACGACGCGTTCCGCGCGTTCGGCACCGGCTCGTTCCTCGGCATCGGCTACCCGGTCTGGCTGGTCGCGGCCGTCTTCGCCGCCGGAATGGTGCTGCTGTCGCGCACCCGGTTCGGCCACGCCGTCTACGCGGTCGGCGGCAGCGAGGACGCGGCCAGCCTGATGGGCGTCGCCGTGCGCCGCACCAAGGTCTGGGTCTACGTGATGTCCGGCCTGCTCGCGGGCCTGGCGGGCGCGATCAACGCGGCGAAGCTGGGCTCCGGCGTCACCGTGCTCGGCACCGGCATGGAGCTCGACGCGATCGCGGCGGTCGTCATCGGCGGCACGCTGCTGACCGGCGGCGCCGGCACGATCGCCGGCACCATCGCCGGCGTGCTGCTGCTCGGCGTTATCCAGAACATGATCAACCAGGTCGGCAACGTACCGAGCAGCTACCAGCAGGTGATCAGCGGCGCCTTCCTGGCCGTCGTGGTCGTCGCACAGACCTACCTGGTCAAGCTACGGCGCGTGACCTGA
- a CDS encoding thiol-disulfide oxidoreductase DCC family protein, with protein sequence MDKATFVYDGDCAFCTTCANFIERRVPSRATVVPWQFADLDRLGLSLEQVEEAVQWVGTDGSVASGPDAIALLLRDAGRLWEVPGRALQLRPVGALAWPAYRWVSRHRHMMPGGTAACSLPQAQREKLYGPTGRP encoded by the coding sequence ATGGACAAGGCGACCTTCGTGTACGACGGTGACTGCGCGTTCTGTACGACGTGCGCGAACTTCATCGAGCGCCGGGTGCCGTCCCGCGCCACCGTGGTGCCGTGGCAGTTCGCCGACCTCGACCGCCTCGGCCTGAGCCTGGAGCAGGTCGAGGAGGCGGTGCAGTGGGTGGGCACCGACGGCTCGGTCGCCTCGGGGCCGGACGCGATCGCGCTGCTGCTGCGCGACGCGGGCCGGCTGTGGGAGGTGCCGGGCCGGGCCCTCCAGCTGCGGCCGGTCGGCGCCCTCGCCTGGCCGGCGTACCGCTGGGTGTCGCGGCACCGCCACATGATGCCGGGCGGCACCGCGGCCTGCTCGCTGCCGCAGGCACAGCGCGAGAAGCTCTACGGCCCGACCGGCCGTCCCTAG
- a CDS encoding zf-HC2 domain-containing protein codes for MSADHDETRRLLGGYLLGALDDADTDRLDAHLLRCDDCRTELDRLAPVPELLRSLENGASFAVPVGTRPSPARIEGLLAQFRAQRAGARRRALGRRLAAVAAAVALVAAAAVGVILSRDQERKPTPPPTAASSPPLVTAVFEPEGGSGLTGQAVLTGKTWGVSVDLSVSRLPGRGPFVCRVSDAEGLVEQAAIWGPTPSGNARVTGASSIQLRNVHAVAVADRDGHLLGTARLD; via the coding sequence ATGAGCGCCGACCACGACGAGACGCGCCGGCTGCTCGGCGGCTACCTGCTGGGCGCGCTGGACGACGCCGACACCGACCGCCTCGACGCGCACCTGCTGCGCTGCGACGACTGCCGCACCGAGCTGGACCGGCTCGCGCCCGTACCGGAGCTGCTGCGGTCCCTGGAGAACGGGGCGTCGTTCGCGGTGCCGGTCGGCACCCGGCCCAGCCCCGCACGGATCGAGGGCCTGCTCGCGCAGTTTCGCGCGCAGCGGGCGGGTGCGCGCCGCCGCGCCCTCGGCCGCCGGCTGGCCGCCGTCGCGGCGGCGGTCGCGCTGGTCGCGGCCGCCGCGGTCGGTGTCATTCTCAGCCGGGACCAGGAGCGCAAGCCGACACCGCCGCCGACGGCGGCGTCGAGCCCGCCGCTGGTCACCGCCGTTTTCGAGCCGGAGGGCGGCAGCGGGCTGACCGGCCAGGCCGTGCTGACCGGCAAGACCTGGGGCGTCTCCGTCGACCTGAGCGTGTCCCGGCTGCCGGGCCGCGGCCCGTTCGTCTGCCGGGTCAGCGACGCCGAGGGCCTGGTCGAGCAGGCCGCGATCTGGGGGCCGACGCCGAGCGGGAACGCCCGGGTCACCGGCGCGAGCTCGATCCAGCTGCGCAACGTCCACGCCGTCGCGGTGGCGGACCGCGACGGCCACCTGCTGGGCACCGCGCGGCTGGACTAG
- a CDS encoding sigma-70 family RNA polymerase sigma factor, producing the protein MRRRGSPDEEQMTALYTEHYAVLLSFISRYVRDRHKAEDLVQETLLRAWRHIDHLEPDPVRTRSYLLTIARNVVTNTWRAEQRRPRLVADEAAVEAVPSADNVDQLVEGWLVAEALERLSADHRAVVQAMYYEGQTVADAARKLSVPEGTVKSRAYYAVRALRQAFEEMGVLR; encoded by the coding sequence ATGAGGCGACGCGGGAGTCCCGACGAGGAGCAGATGACCGCGCTCTACACCGAGCACTACGCGGTGCTGCTCAGCTTCATCTCGCGCTACGTGCGGGACCGGCACAAGGCCGAAGACCTCGTGCAGGAGACGCTGCTGCGTGCCTGGCGGCACATCGACCATCTTGAGCCGGACCCGGTGCGCACCCGCTCCTACCTGCTGACCATCGCCCGCAACGTGGTCACCAACACCTGGCGCGCCGAGCAGCGCAGGCCGCGCCTGGTGGCCGACGAGGCAGCGGTCGAGGCGGTGCCGTCCGCCGACAACGTCGATCAGCTCGTCGAGGGCTGGCTGGTCGCCGAGGCGCTGGAGCGGCTCTCCGCCGACCACCGGGCCGTGGTGCAGGCGATGTACTACGAGGGCCAGACCGTGGCCGACGCGGCGCGCAAGCTGTCGGTGCCCGAGGGCACGGTCAAGTCGCGCGCGTACTACGCGGTCCGGGCGCTGCGGCAGGCGTTCGAGGAGATGGGGGTGCTGCGATGA
- a CDS encoding neprosin family prolyl endopeptidase, translating to MNEDGHVSNSSRGLLAAGLVAAVVGSMGVVWTLSASAEETPEVEIPAAATDVVAEDPVLVPPPLLPWGERPRKNKRGKVGASGAELAASGADAAPPAASDLLKSRPELAPKGGIPDPKVLKTGKTAAVPAPPAPPTSAKAGPTNYLYNWAGGYQEADNDGSWANMIIPRPKRYELDLHTLAEISVEAGPNTNKQRVEVGWTVDEILNGDEDPHLFVYYWVDGKPGCYNYKVDPNPEKNCIAFQEMPGATKAGYTLPVGKSMRFGIEHFGGAWWIAYGSEWIGYYPDSVWKGNYTRSNVVQWFGEVAAPRGKLPCSQMGNGEEPSNGDPSKDLPATGGRISSISFTNGPAVAFTTFLAATDNLTPLYSVVRSTDRAFRYGGPQPPENRDC from the coding sequence ATGAACGAGGACGGACACGTGTCGAACTCAAGCCGCGGTTTGCTCGCCGCCGGTCTAGTCGCAGCCGTAGTCGGCTCCATGGGGGTCGTCTGGACCCTGAGCGCCAGCGCCGAAGAGACGCCCGAGGTGGAGATCCCGGCCGCGGCAACGGACGTGGTCGCCGAGGACCCTGTTCTCGTGCCGCCGCCGCTGCTGCCCTGGGGTGAGCGCCCCCGCAAGAACAAGCGTGGCAAGGTCGGCGCGAGCGGCGCCGAACTCGCGGCCTCCGGTGCGGACGCCGCGCCCCCGGCCGCGAGCGACTTGCTCAAGTCGAGGCCCGAGTTGGCGCCGAAGGGTGGCATCCCCGACCCGAAGGTGCTCAAGACGGGGAAGACGGCGGCCGTGCCGGCCCCGCCGGCCCCGCCGACCTCGGCAAAGGCCGGCCCCACTAATTACCTTTACAACTGGGCCGGCGGTTACCAGGAAGCGGATAACGACGGCTCCTGGGCGAACATGATCATCCCCAGGCCGAAGCGGTACGAACTCGATCTCCACACGCTCGCGGAGATATCGGTGGAGGCCGGCCCCAACACCAACAAGCAGAGAGTCGAGGTGGGCTGGACCGTCGACGAAATTCTCAACGGGGACGAGGACCCGCACCTCTTCGTCTACTACTGGGTTGACGGCAAGCCCGGTTGTTACAACTACAAGGTCGACCCCAACCCCGAGAAGAACTGCATCGCCTTCCAGGAGATGCCGGGTGCTACCAAAGCGGGCTACACATTGCCGGTCGGCAAGTCGATGCGCTTCGGCATCGAGCACTTCGGCGGGGCATGGTGGATCGCGTACGGCTCCGAGTGGATCGGCTACTACCCCGACTCCGTCTGGAAGGGCAACTACACCAGGAGTAACGTCGTCCAGTGGTTCGGCGAGGTCGCGGCCCCCCGCGGAAAGTTGCCCTGCTCCCAAATGGGCAACGGTGAAGAGCCCAGCAACGGCGATCCCAGCAAGGACCTGCCGGCCACGGGCGGCCGCATTAGCAGCATCTCGTTCACCAACGGGCCGGCCGTCGCGTTCACCACATTCCTGGCTGCGACTGACAACCTGACGCCCCTCTACAGCGTAGTGCGCTCGACTGACAGGGCGTTCCGCTACGGTGGCCCGCAGCCGCCGGAGAACCGGGACTGCTAA
- a CDS encoding magnesium transporter CorA family protein: MGGIQVQLLTDKGVETHPVSAVEALLARDAALIWVDIPECGEEAVALLTDVLGCHPLAVRDCLQRNRVPRVRVYPHQQLVILHGPERGPSGHVHYIELDQIIGDKYVVTVHGPLNPSVDPGVALRETEAVRRRLEAGRLRPGTPHELSYAITTALAHTLETLIEELTREVWQLEQRVTGGHMGNPEEFLEELFQARHGLLAVRTMGALGAEVYGRIAALGKGVPENDLPLVADVVDQLARIRALADGEREYLQGVIEFYRARAETKMTIAAERLAVIAVVTLPITALSSIYGMNIIVNDHTRIPQLLAVLTVMAIMSTLLLTWAKRRGWW; this comes from the coding sequence ATGGGCGGCATCCAGGTTCAGCTGCTGACGGACAAGGGCGTCGAAACGCACCCTGTGTCCGCAGTCGAGGCCTTGCTGGCGCGCGACGCGGCACTGATCTGGGTGGACATTCCGGAGTGCGGCGAGGAGGCCGTCGCGCTCCTCACCGACGTTCTCGGCTGCCATCCGCTGGCCGTGCGCGACTGCCTGCAACGCAACCGGGTGCCGCGCGTGCGCGTCTACCCGCATCAGCAACTGGTGATACTGCACGGGCCGGAACGCGGACCATCCGGCCATGTCCACTACATCGAGCTCGATCAGATAATCGGCGACAAATACGTCGTGACCGTGCACGGGCCGCTCAACCCCTCGGTCGATCCCGGGGTCGCGCTGCGGGAGACCGAGGCGGTGCGGCGCCGCCTCGAGGCCGGGCGGCTGCGGCCGGGCACGCCGCACGAGTTGTCCTACGCGATCACCACCGCCCTGGCGCACACCCTCGAGACGCTCATCGAGGAGCTCACCCGCGAGGTCTGGCAATTGGAGCAGCGAGTGACCGGCGGCCACATGGGCAACCCGGAGGAATTCCTGGAAGAACTGTTCCAGGCGCGGCACGGACTGCTCGCCGTCCGCACGATGGGCGCACTCGGCGCCGAGGTATACGGCCGAATCGCGGCACTGGGTAAAGGGGTACCGGAAAATGATCTTCCATTGGTGGCCGATGTCGTCGATCAATTAGCGCGGATCCGGGCCCTGGCCGACGGCGAGCGCGAATACCTGCAAGGCGTGATCGAGTTCTATCGCGCCCGGGCGGAGACAAAAATGACCATTGCCGCGGAACGCCTCGCGGTGATCGCGGTCGTGACGCTACCGATCACCGCGCTCTCCTCCATCTACGGCATGAACATCATCGTCAACGATCACACGCGAATACCCCAATTGCTGGCGGTGCTGACGGTTATGGCGATCATGTCCACTTTGCTGCTCACCTGGGCCAAGCGCCGCGGCTGGTGGTAA
- a CDS encoding cysteine dioxygenase → MTAVDTRLDHLATATRYAADPDSWPVAPRFDAVERWYHRLAQEHDHEVWLLTWLPGQGTDLHDHGGSAGAFRVFSGTLTEDTVETGLGGPPRITARELGEGAGRRFGTRHIHRITNRSNRPAISIHAYGPALSSMTRYRIGTAGLDVIPVERAGAQW, encoded by the coding sequence GTGACCGCCGTCGACACCCGCCTCGACCATCTCGCCACCGCCACCCGATACGCCGCCGACCCGGACAGCTGGCCGGTCGCGCCCCGCTTCGACGCGGTCGAGCGCTGGTACCACCGGCTCGCGCAGGAGCACGACCACGAGGTCTGGCTGCTGACCTGGCTGCCCGGGCAGGGCACCGATCTGCACGACCACGGCGGCTCGGCCGGGGCGTTCCGCGTCTTCTCCGGCACGCTGACCGAGGACACGGTCGAGACCGGCCTCGGCGGACCGCCGCGGATCACCGCCCGGGAGCTGGGCGAGGGCGCCGGCCGCCGCTTCGGCACCCGGCACATCCACCGGATCACCAACCGCTCGAACCGGCCGGCGATCAGCATCCACGCGTACGGACCCGCGCTGAGCAGCATGACCCGGTACCGGATCGGCACCGCCGGCCTGGACGTCATCCCCGTCGAGCGGGCGGGTGCCCAGTGGTGA
- a CDS encoding rhodanese-like domain-containing protein — protein MSTPPLRTAPVFAAPPRGSRGIDELLAGARARIVRLGPHETYRAVGRGAVLVDIRPAAQRAEHGEIPGAIVIERNVLEWRLDPRSDARLSFTRYDLEVIVTCQEGYTSSLAAAALQDLGLLRATDLEGGFKAWQAAGLPTV, from the coding sequence GTGAGCACCCCGCCGCTGCGCACCGCTCCGGTCTTCGCCGCCCCGCCCCGGGGCTCGCGGGGCATCGATGAGCTGCTTGCCGGCGCCCGCGCCCGGATCGTGCGGCTGGGACCGCACGAGACGTACCGGGCAGTCGGCCGCGGCGCCGTGCTGGTGGACATCCGCCCGGCGGCCCAGCGCGCCGAGCACGGCGAGATCCCCGGCGCCATCGTCATCGAGCGCAACGTCCTCGAGTGGCGCCTCGACCCGCGCAGCGACGCGCGGCTGTCGTTCACCCGCTACGACCTCGAGGTGATCGTGACCTGCCAGGAGGGCTACACGAGCAGCCTGGCCGCGGCGGCGCTGCAAGATCTCGGCCTGCTGCGGGCGACGGATCTCGAGGGCGGCTTCAAGGCCTGGCAGGCGGCGGGTCTACCGACCGTCTGA
- a CDS encoding MFS transporter gives MQAVLERPSEAAYRWRWVALFVILAVEVMDLLDSLVTTIAGPVIRAELGGSLSLIQWLGAVYTLSMAIGLLTGGRLGDIYGRRRMFIIGAAGFTLASLLCALAWSPGVLIGARAVQGLFGALMLPQGLGMIKQMFSPSEQAKAFGAFGPVMGLGAVGGPILAGWLVDADYFGTGWRMIFLINLPLGIFAVVGAFKFLPEFRSERTPRLDLAGVALAAVGAFLLLFPLVQGRELDWPAWVFVMLALGVMLFGIFGVYESRRERRGLDPLVTPSLFRKRAFTGGLLLGLFFFAALIGTGLVFTLYLQVGLGYSPLKAGLTTLPQALGTVAGFIAAGAGLSERLGRKLLLIGTVIMGLGTIGVAVTIRAAGGDMAPWHLIPALVALGVGMGLAMAPFFNIVLAGVDDEETGSASGALTSVQQLGGAFGIAVLGTIFFAMLPGAVGEHVDAAGLRPALTAASVPAQAQPAVVTGIRACLEDRAAQDDPSAQPASCRDVENGGESSPAVGAYVQEAVHAGFRDATVGSLAVALLLLVAAFGLAFLLPRQGRPEGEGH, from the coding sequence ATGCAAGCCGTGCTGGAGAGGCCGTCCGAGGCGGCGTACCGCTGGCGGTGGGTCGCGCTCTTCGTGATCCTCGCCGTCGAGGTCATGGACCTGCTCGACTCGCTGGTCACCACGATCGCCGGGCCGGTGATCCGGGCGGAGCTGGGCGGCTCGCTGAGCCTGATCCAGTGGCTCGGCGCGGTCTATACGCTGTCGATGGCGATCGGCCTGCTGACCGGCGGGCGGCTCGGCGACATCTACGGCCGGCGCCGGATGTTCATCATCGGCGCCGCCGGCTTCACCCTCGCCTCCCTGCTCTGCGCCCTGGCCTGGTCGCCGGGCGTGCTGATCGGCGCCCGCGCGGTGCAGGGCCTGTTCGGCGCGCTGATGCTGCCGCAGGGCCTCGGCATGATCAAGCAGATGTTCTCGCCGTCGGAGCAGGCGAAGGCGTTCGGCGCGTTCGGCCCGGTCATGGGCCTCGGCGCGGTCGGCGGCCCGATCCTGGCCGGCTGGCTGGTCGACGCGGACTACTTCGGCACCGGCTGGCGCATGATCTTCCTCATCAACCTGCCGCTGGGGATCTTCGCCGTGGTGGGCGCGTTCAAGTTCCTGCCCGAGTTCCGCAGCGAGCGCACGCCCCGGCTCGACCTGGCCGGCGTGGCGCTGGCGGCCGTCGGCGCGTTCCTGCTGCTCTTCCCGCTCGTGCAGGGCCGCGAGCTGGACTGGCCGGCTTGGGTCTTCGTGATGCTGGCGCTGGGCGTGATGCTCTTCGGGATCTTCGGTGTTTACGAGTCGCGCCGCGAGCGCCGCGGCCTCGACCCGCTGGTGACGCCCAGCCTGTTCCGCAAGCGGGCCTTCACCGGCGGGCTGCTGCTCGGCCTGTTCTTCTTCGCCGCGCTGATCGGCACCGGCCTGGTCTTCACGCTCTACCTACAGGTCGGCCTCGGCTACTCGCCGCTCAAGGCGGGCCTCACCACGCTGCCGCAGGCGCTCGGCACGGTGGCCGGCTTCATCGCGGCCGGCGCCGGGCTCAGCGAGCGGCTCGGCCGCAAGCTGCTGCTGATCGGCACGGTCATCATGGGCCTCGGCACGATCGGTGTCGCCGTGACCATCCGGGCGGCGGGCGGGGACATGGCGCCGTGGCACCTGATCCCCGCGCTCGTCGCGCTGGGCGTCGGCATGGGCCTGGCGATGGCGCCGTTCTTCAACATCGTGCTGGCCGGCGTCGACGACGAGGAGACCGGCTCGGCGTCCGGTGCGCTCACCTCGGTGCAGCAGCTCGGCGGCGCGTTCGGCATCGCGGTGCTGGGCACGATCTTCTTCGCGATGCTGCCCGGCGCGGTCGGCGAGCATGTCGACGCGGCGGGCCTGCGCCCGGCCCTGACCGCGGCGTCCGTGCCGGCGCAGGCGCAGCCGGCGGTGGTCACCGGTATCCGCGCCTGCCTCGAGGACCGCGCGGCGCAGGACGACCCGTCCGCCCAGCCGGCGTCGTGCCGCGACGTCGAGAACGGCGGGGAGTCCTCGCCGGCCGTCGGCGCCTACGTGCAGGAGGCGGTGCACGCCGGCTTCCGGGACGCAACGGTGGGCAGTCTCGCCGTCGCGTTGCTGCTGCTGGTGGCCGCGTTCGGGCTCGCCTTCCTGCTGCCGCGGCAGGGGCGGCCGGAGGGCGAGGGTCACTGA
- a CDS encoding TetR/AcrR family transcriptional regulator, translating into MSEIPLPPWRRAVAKRTRAAKAPLSQDQIVDAGLRIVMAEGIEAVSMRRVAAVFDTGASSLYAHVANKEELLQLMFDRICGEVATPEPEPARWREQIKEMARDSHAVMCRYNNLARAALATVPTGPYALRVSEAMLAIMLSAGVPPQVAAWSLDRLFLYIVADAYENSLHMENMRPGLETKEYFEGFVTQLRDFYGALPADRFPNIRAHAKTLTTGDGDERFEFGLDMLVDGLARYLP; encoded by the coding sequence ATGAGCGAAATCCCACTTCCCCCCTGGCGCCGCGCCGTCGCCAAGCGCACCCGTGCCGCCAAGGCCCCGCTGTCCCAGGACCAGATCGTCGACGCGGGCCTACGGATCGTCATGGCCGAGGGCATCGAGGCGGTGAGCATGCGCCGGGTCGCCGCCGTCTTCGACACCGGCGCGTCCAGCCTCTACGCACACGTGGCGAACAAGGAGGAGCTGCTCCAGCTGATGTTCGACCGGATCTGCGGCGAGGTGGCAACGCCCGAGCCGGAGCCGGCCCGCTGGCGGGAGCAGATCAAGGAGATGGCCCGCGACAGCCACGCGGTGATGTGCAGGTACAACAACCTCGCCCGCGCCGCGCTGGCCACCGTGCCGACCGGGCCGTACGCGCTGCGGGTCTCCGAGGCGATGCTGGCGATCATGCTGTCCGCCGGCGTGCCGCCGCAGGTGGCGGCCTGGTCGCTGGACCGGCTGTTCCTGTACATCGTCGCGGACGCCTACGAGAACTCGCTACACATGGAGAACATGCGGCCGGGCCTTGAGACCAAGGAGTACTTCGAGGGCTTCGTCACCCAGCTCCGGGACTTCTACGGCGCCCTGCCCGCGGACCGCTTCCCGAACATCCGCGCGCACGCCAAGACCCTGACGACGGGCGACGGCGACGAGCGCTTCGAGTTCGGCCTGGACATGCTTGTCGACGGACTGGCCCGGTACCTGCCGTAA